The window tgagcAAAAAGTATTAACACTCGAAGTTTTAActttaacttttaaaaaatcCGGTCCATCCAAATCGTGCCCAACCTACTACTGAAAATGCTTTGATTCCAGAAAAAGTTTGAATTAAGCACGCAATGGATTTAATAATAAGACATGAACATTAAAACAATTCACCACTTGTTGTTGTAATTAAACCAACCAAACTATGACAATGTATGTTTTGCATTAGAGAAGGCCTTAGGCccttaataataacaaaaacgGTTGTTTACTTCAGGAGCTGTTAACTATTACTCGGGTCATATTTTGATCCCTATTTTGATTTATTCTAAACAACGAGGAAGGATATTTAAATTTGGATATAGAACGAAAAGCACGCTGCTATAAAATATACTTTGGTTAAGTTCAGATATGTGTCAAAGTTGTGACttataaaactaaacaaaaagggaaaataacTCAATACAAGAGGAATTTGCTAGTACATGATCTAAATCAAATTATTCATTGTAGGCTTGATTGCAGCCACATTGGTTGAAGTATATTTGTTCACCCATGCAACAAGGTTTGAATCTCCATCGTTGTAATTAAGATAAATTTAAAGTAAAGCATcactttgtataaaaaaaataattcagttaTCATTAGGCCAAAATCCTTGCACATTTGAGGAGGCCAAAATCCTTCACACCTCAGAATCGCAATGCTTATAccttcttcaacttcaaaattAGGAACAACTTTTTGAATTGATCAAATTGCGATCCCTCACaactttgatttttcgttttttgaGTCAAATACAAGCACCTTTGAATTTTGGTCAACAATGTATTCAGTTCATCGATCACTATTGACATGTAATCATATCATATGTTAAACAACACAACCTCAATTTAAAATATGATCATGTGCTTCACAGATGATCACGTATTTCTCAATTGcgcaattttgacaaaattggcaAAAAAAAATCGACACTATATATTAAATCAAATTCAAATACCAAATACCACGAATTTTAATTCAGTTACAAAACTTCAATTGACCAATAATTTAAGGCCGATTTCTGTAATTTAATCTTTTACAAAAAGTTAGGGCCAAATAGTTACATTTCATAAATCCCAAGGTGAAAATTGTAATTTAGCCTAAATTTTAATCTCAATCGTGCGCTCCCCACCTCACCTATAAACAAAGTTGCATCCCTCTAGGGTTTTACTTCTCAGCGCGCAGCCTCAACACAGTACAGTCGCTCGCCGccgtctcttcttcttcctccagccGCCGCCGCCTCCCTCCGCAACCGCAACCATGGTAATTCTCCCTCCAGctaattttctgtttgtttcccgagaaaccgaaaagaaagagaacgttgaaTTTGTTGTATCTGCAGATCATTTCTGAGAAGAATCGTCGGGAGATCTCCAAGTACCTGTTCCAAGAGGGAGTTTGCTACGCGAAGAAGGACTATAACTTGGCGAAGCATCCCGACATCGACGTCCCAAATCTGCAGGTGATTAAGCTGATGCAGAGCTTCAAGTCCAAGGAGTATGTGAGGGAGACGTTTGCTTGGATGCACTACTACTGGTACCTTACCAATGACGGTATCGAGTTCTTGAGGACTTATCTCAATCTCCCTTCTGAGATTGTCCCTGCTACTCTCAAGAAGCAGGCCAAGCCTCCTGGCCGCCCCATGGGCCCCTCCGGTGACCGCCCCCGGTAATTCGCTTATTGATTTATGTTGATGGAATTGTTTATGGTAGAATTGCGAAATGTCGAAATGCTTATGTTGATGGATTTGTTGGTATTAggaagttgttaatttgattgattaaaTTGATACATTGCTCATTTTTGGTTTAGAGATTCTGCAATAAACTGCAATTGAGTGAAATGTGAGTGGGGTTTAATGGATGATTGAAGCATATTTTTTTGGTTGGGTTTTAACGAAATCACGACacgtttgaatcaaaacacaacaCATTTGAATCTAATATTGGTCATGTAGGAAGAAGTTAATTTTAACAGCATTGCAACGCATTTGAATCTTTGTTAATTATTCCACCAATTAACTGTGACAGATTTGAGCTTCCTTTTCTAGTCTATTTGTTGAATGTTTTATTGGGTTGGAATTTAATGTTTGGTTTGGTGATGGTGTGAACAGTGGCCCATCTCGCTTTGATGGAGAACGCAGATTCGGTGGTGACAGGGATGGGTACCGTGGAGGACCTCGTGCACCTGGTGGTGACTTTGGGGACAAGGGTGGAGCTCCTGCTGATTATAGGCCTTCTTTTGGGGTAATTTCCTTGTTgcgaattaatttgttttgtattttactCTAAGGTTCTGTTTGTGTTTACCATTTGTCGGATATGGGATCAATTTCACTTCTATATGTCAACTGAAAAAAAATCACTACTCGTGGAATCGCAAAGCTGTTTTCTGTCTGATA is drawn from Malus domestica chromosome 14, GDT2T_hap1 and contains these coding sequences:
- the LOC103454577 gene encoding small ribosomal subunit protein eS10z-like; this encodes MIISEKNRREISKYLFQEGVCYAKKDYNLAKHPDIDVPNLQVIKLMQSFKSKEYVRETFAWMHYYWYLTNDGIEFLRTYLNLPSEIVPATLKKQAKPPGRPMGPSGDRPRGPSRFDGERRFGGDRDGYRGGPRAPGGDFGDKGGAPADYRPSFGGPGGRPGFGRGAGGFGAGPASSNQS